A genomic region of Trifolium pratense cultivar HEN17-A07 linkage group LG3, ARS_RC_1.1, whole genome shotgun sequence contains the following coding sequences:
- the LOC123916832 gene encoding uncharacterized protein LOC123916832 gives MTSSTSPTLSSPNSGSSSLSPTAKHSFHPALAVSNIKNHISIVLEMDKDLYGTWAELFKIHARSHKVIHHIIPPENGNKKPETDEEKETWLTLDATVLQWIYSTISTDLLTTILEPDSTAKKAWDRLRNIFQDNQNSRAIALEQEFSITRLEDFPNVSAYCQRLKMLSDQLKNVGAPVSEHRIVLQMVSGLTDAYRGVGTVIRQSRQLPDFYQARSMLILEETGLIKMTATGSNSAMIAAPSNGVDENSSYSQQFFPKSRRKERGQSR, from the coding sequence ATGACAAGCTCCACCAGCCCTACCCTCTCTTCACCCAATTCTGGCTCCTCATCTCTCTCGCCAACCGCCAAACATTCATTCCATCCGGCTCTCGCCGTATCCAACATCAAGAACCATATCTCGATCGTTCTTGAAATGGACAAAGATCTATATGGAACATGGGCTGAACTTTTCAAAATTCATGCTCGATCTCATAAGGTCATTCATCATATCATTCCACCGGAAAACGGCAACAAGAAGCCTGAAACCGATGAGGAAAAAGAAACGTGGTTGACTCTTGATGCCACTGTTCTTCAGTGGATTTACTCCACTATTTCAACCGACCTTCTCACCACCATTCTGGAACCCGACTCTACCGCTAAGAAGGCATGGGATAGGCTACGAAACATCTTCCAAGACAACCAGAACTCTCGTGCGATTGCACTTGAACAAGAATTTTCTATCACCCGATTGGAAGACTTTCCAAATGTTTCAGCCTATTGTCAACGACTGAAAATGCTTTCAGATCAATTAAAAAATGTAGGTGCACCTGTTTCCGAACACCGAATTGTCCTTCAAATGGTGTCTGGCCTCACTGATGCATACCGAGGCGTAGGAACAGTCATTCGACAAAGCCGTCAGCTTCCTGATTTCTACCAAGCCCGCTCTATGCTCATTTTGGAAGAGACCGGCTTGATCAAAATGACAGCAACAGGATCGAATTCTGCCATGATTGCAGCACCATCCAACGGTGTTGATGAGAACTCATCGTACTCCCAACAATTTTTCCCAAAATCGCGGCGAAAAGAAAGGGGGCAATCGCggtaa